One genomic region from Haloprofundus salinisoli encodes:
- a CDS encoding pantoate kinase encodes MAGEAVAFVPGHVTGFFSAHPDDDPRVAGSRGAGVTLSDGVTVRVRPAATTTVTLSGDVLDVDPVERVLDALSVTAAVDADTSLPLGAGFGVSGAMALGTALAANDAFDRALSENELVTLAHGAEVQSGTGLGDVVAQAHGGVPIRLDPGAPGEGLLDGIPAQTRVEYVTFGKLSTEDVLSGDTTRLSEAGARALSSLVERPTLDRFMLASRRFAREAGLLTDRVEAVIRDVNAVDGEASMAMLGDSVFALGTGLSEAGYDPSVCQSHPAGARLLDDEPPAPAAGDASPSIPRRE; translated from the coding sequence ATGGCTGGCGAGGCAGTGGCGTTCGTTCCGGGTCACGTGACCGGATTCTTCAGCGCCCACCCCGATGACGACCCGAGAGTTGCCGGTTCCCGCGGGGCGGGCGTGACGCTCTCGGACGGCGTCACCGTTCGGGTTCGGCCGGCGGCGACGACGACGGTGACGCTCAGCGGCGACGTACTTGACGTCGACCCGGTCGAGCGCGTGCTCGACGCCCTCTCGGTGACGGCGGCCGTGGACGCCGACACGTCGCTGCCGCTGGGCGCGGGCTTCGGCGTCTCGGGGGCGATGGCGCTCGGAACCGCCCTCGCCGCGAACGACGCTTTCGACCGGGCGCTCTCGGAGAACGAACTCGTCACCCTCGCCCACGGCGCGGAGGTGCAGTCCGGGACGGGCCTCGGCGACGTCGTCGCACAGGCGCACGGCGGCGTGCCGATTCGCCTCGACCCCGGCGCGCCAGGCGAGGGACTGCTGGACGGGATTCCCGCCCAGACCCGCGTCGAGTACGTCACCTTCGGCAAGCTCTCCACCGAAGACGTGCTCTCGGGCGACACGACCCGACTCTCGGAGGCCGGGGCGCGGGCGCTGTCGAGTCTCGTCGAACGGCCCACGCTCGACCGATTCATGCTCGCCTCGCGCCGGTTCGCCCGGGAGGCCGGACTGCTCACCGACCGCGTCGAGGCGGTGATACGCGACGTGAACGCCGTCGACGGCGAGGCGTCGATGGCGATGCTCGGCGACTCGGTCTTCGCGCTCGGAACCGGTCTCTCGGAGGCGGGCTACGACCCGTCGGTCTGTCAGAGCCACCCGGCGGGCGCGCGACTGCTCGACGACGAACCTCCCGCGCCCGCAGCGGGCGACGCCTCGCCGTCGATACCGCGCCGCGAGTAG
- a CDS encoding phosphoglycerol geranylgeranyltransferase, translating to MTLPWESWDHILKIDPDKELVDGETFADACETGTDAIEIGGTLDITTEKMQRVVDACAEYDVPLYQEPSNPAVVVDDDALDGYLIPTVFNASDSFWVTGAHKEWVRIENGLDWGRTHTEAYIVLNPEASVAQLTDADCDQSTDDVAAWAAVAEKMFGQDIVYVEYSGMYGDTEKVQAAQDALDDSTLFYGGGIRSYDAAYEMGQYADVIVVGDLLHDEGVDAVRETVEGVKDAHAE from the coding sequence ATGACTCTGCCGTGGGAATCGTGGGACCACATCCTCAAAATCGATCCCGACAAAGAGCTCGTCGACGGCGAGACGTTCGCCGACGCCTGCGAGACCGGAACCGACGCCATCGAGATCGGTGGCACGCTCGACATCACCACCGAGAAGATGCAGCGCGTCGTCGACGCGTGCGCCGAGTACGACGTGCCGCTGTACCAGGAGCCGTCGAACCCCGCCGTCGTCGTCGACGACGACGCGCTCGACGGCTACCTCATCCCGACCGTGTTCAACGCCAGCGACTCCTTCTGGGTGACCGGCGCACACAAGGAGTGGGTCCGCATCGAGAACGGTCTCGACTGGGGCCGCACCCACACCGAGGCGTACATCGTCCTCAACCCGGAGGCCTCGGTCGCGCAGTTGACCGACGCCGACTGCGACCAGTCCACCGACGACGTGGCCGCGTGGGCCGCTGTCGCCGAGAAGATGTTCGGACAGGATATCGTCTACGTCGAGTACTCCGGGATGTACGGCGACACCGAGAAAGTACAGGCCGCCCAGGACGCGCTCGACGACTCGACGCTGTTCTACGGCGGCGGCATCCGCAGCTACGACGCCGCCTACGAGATGGGCCAGTACGCCGACGTCATCGTCGTCGGCGACCTGCTGCACGACGAGGGCGTCGACGCGGTCCGCGAAACCGTCGAAGGCGTCAAAGACGCCCACGCCGAGTAG
- a CDS encoding cation:proton antiporter, with the protein MVEASEISILGLLLVLAVAWVFGALAERFGYPAMMGELAAGLLFGPPLLGIIQPSEVLMVLSELGVFLLMVYVGTEVDLHKLFELGPQALLIAIGGFVIPFGLGYAAGVVLGVSMGGALFLGLAMAATSLATKSRILSDLDLLDTRIAGVLLGGALVSDVGVLVAFAGILGFVEAGSVDPLSIALIFGKALAFFAVTLFIGDRFLPPMWTKLEDLREQYGFVDKTTAFTFALLVALVFAELAALAGLHMIIGGFMAGMFLRQADITPGLYEHMENVIYDLAIGFFAPIFFVTVAFELTFDVFTQNLGLLVLLVALAFIGKIVGSWLFSLPTKLTSREGLVIGFGMNGRGTVEIIIASIGLSAGVIDQQMFSILVFIAIFTTALVPVTMTWGVKLLESADELVKLDEEETISTAD; encoded by the coding sequence GTGGTCGAAGCCTCCGAAATCAGCATCCTCGGTCTGCTGTTGGTTCTTGCCGTCGCGTGGGTGTTCGGCGCGCTCGCAGAGCGCTTCGGCTACCCCGCGATGATGGGCGAACTGGCGGCGGGGCTCCTCTTCGGGCCGCCGCTACTGGGAATCATCCAACCCTCGGAGGTGTTGATGGTGCTGTCGGAGCTCGGCGTCTTCCTCCTGATGGTGTACGTCGGGACCGAAGTCGACCTCCACAAGCTATTCGAACTCGGTCCGCAGGCGCTCCTCATCGCTATCGGCGGGTTCGTCATCCCGTTCGGCCTCGGCTACGCGGCCGGCGTCGTTCTCGGCGTGTCGATGGGAGGGGCGCTGTTTCTCGGACTGGCGATGGCGGCGACATCGCTGGCGACAAAGTCGCGCATTCTCTCTGACCTCGACCTGCTCGACACCCGCATCGCGGGGGTGCTTCTCGGCGGTGCGCTCGTCTCCGACGTCGGCGTGCTCGTCGCGTTCGCGGGCATTCTCGGCTTCGTCGAGGCCGGGTCGGTCGACCCGCTCAGCATCGCCCTCATCTTCGGGAAGGCGCTGGCGTTCTTCGCCGTGACGCTGTTCATCGGCGACCGCTTCCTCCCGCCGATGTGGACGAAACTCGAAGACCTCCGCGAACAGTACGGCTTCGTCGACAAGACGACGGCGTTCACGTTCGCGCTGCTGGTCGCACTGGTGTTCGCCGAGCTCGCCGCGCTGGCGGGGCTGCACATGATTATCGGCGGCTTCATGGCCGGGATGTTCCTCCGACAGGCCGACATCACGCCGGGGTTGTACGAACACATGGAGAACGTCATCTACGACCTCGCTATCGGCTTCTTCGCGCCCATCTTCTTCGTCACCGTCGCCTTCGAGTTGACGTTCGACGTGTTCACGCAGAACCTCGGCCTGCTCGTGCTGTTGGTGGCGCTCGCGTTCATCGGTAAAATCGTCGGCTCGTGGCTGTTCTCGCTGCCGACGAAGCTCACCTCCCGCGAGGGGCTGGTCATCGGCTTCGGGATGAACGGCCGCGGCACCGTCGAGATCATCATCGCCTCCATCGGTCTGTCGGCGGGCGTCATCGACCAGCAGATGTTCTCCATCCTCGTGTTCATCGCCATCTTCACGACGGCGCTCGTCCCGGTGACGATGACGTGGGGCGTCAAGCTCCTGGAGTCGGCGGATGAACTCGTCAAACTCGACGAGGAGGAGACGATCAGCACGGCGGACTGA
- a CDS encoding PRC-barrel domain containing protein, with protein sequence MATNITEDDEGKKVVAGDGDTVGIVADVEHGTAYVEPDPGLTEKLKSKLGWGERDEDTYPLQEEAVEAVTDDEIRLRRDV encoded by the coding sequence ATGGCAACTAACATCACCGAAGACGATGAGGGGAAGAAGGTCGTCGCCGGCGACGGCGACACCGTAGGCATCGTTGCAGATGTTGAACACGGGACCGCGTACGTCGAACCGGACCCCGGACTCACCGAGAAACTCAAATCGAAGCTCGGTTGGGGTGAGAGGGACGAGGACACGTACCCGCTCCAGGAGGAAGCCGTCGAAGCGGTCACTGACGACGAAATCAGACTTCGTCGGGACGTGTGA
- a CDS encoding Lrp/AsnC family transcriptional regulator: MSRELDDLDRYIIYALQGDARGTTAREIAEMKGVSASTVRNRIHRLEDGDIIRGSHLDIDFEAAGYQLYTLILCTAPIPKREQLAREACNVDGVVSVREIMTGGENVHITVVGEDSDDLSRIGRDLSSLGFEIVEEELIRNEYTCPYTPFSESPDE; the protein is encoded by the coding sequence ATGTCGCGGGAACTTGACGACCTCGACCGCTACATCATCTACGCGCTCCAGGGCGACGCCCGCGGGACGACCGCCCGAGAGATCGCCGAGATGAAGGGCGTCTCTGCCAGCACCGTGCGTAATCGAATCCACCGACTCGAAGACGGTGACATCATCCGAGGGAGCCACCTCGACATCGACTTCGAGGCCGCCGGCTATCAGCTGTACACGCTCATTCTCTGCACCGCCCCGATTCCCAAGCGCGAACAGCTCGCACGCGAAGCGTGCAACGTCGACGGCGTGGTCTCGGTCCGCGAGATAATGACCGGCGGCGAGAACGTCCACATCACCGTCGTCGGCGAGGACAGCGACGACCTGAGCCGAATCGGCCGCGACCTCAGTTCGCTCGGTTTCGAGATCGTCGAAGAGGAACTCATCCGAAACGAGTACACCTGTCCGTACACGCCGTTCAGCGAATCCCCGGACGAGTAG
- the aspS gene encoding aspartate--tRNA(Asn) ligase — MHNRTYAADAEPGETVTLAGWVHEVRDLGGIAFLILRDTTGKIQVKFEKDEMDETLVETGLGVHRESVISVTGEVGEEPRAPTGVEVVPESLDVIAEADPQLPLDPSGKVDAELPTRLDNRTLDLRKDEVKAIFDIRAEVQRAVREKFRDLRATEINTPKIVATGTEGGTELFPITYFGQEAFMNQSPQLFKQLMVGSGLERVFEVGPIFRAEEHNTPRHLNEATSIDFESAFIDHTEAMDVCEAVVKAAYEAVDENCQRQLEALGLEEEFEAPSGEFPRLTYEEAIERINASGELDEHLVWGDDLPTEGEKALGDDVGEHYFITDWPSEIKPFYIKDHDDDDESLSTGFDMMHPNMELVSGGQREHRYERLVAGFEQQGLDPESFDYYTKMFKYGMPPHAGFGLGGERLIMTMLGLENIREAVLFPRDRQRLSP; from the coding sequence ATGCACAACCGAACGTACGCAGCTGACGCCGAACCCGGCGAGACGGTGACGCTCGCTGGCTGGGTTCACGAGGTTCGTGACCTCGGCGGCATCGCATTCCTCATCCTCCGAGACACCACCGGGAAGATTCAGGTCAAGTTCGAAAAGGACGAGATGGACGAGACGCTCGTCGAGACCGGACTGGGTGTCCACCGCGAGAGCGTCATCTCGGTGACCGGCGAGGTCGGCGAGGAGCCGCGCGCGCCGACGGGCGTCGAAGTCGTCCCCGAGAGCCTCGACGTCATCGCGGAGGCCGACCCGCAACTGCCGCTAGACCCCTCCGGCAAGGTCGACGCCGAACTCCCAACGCGTCTCGACAACCGGACGCTCGACCTGCGCAAGGACGAGGTGAAGGCAATCTTCGATATTCGCGCCGAGGTCCAGCGCGCCGTCCGCGAGAAGTTCCGCGACCTCCGTGCGACCGAGATCAACACGCCGAAGATCGTCGCCACCGGCACCGAGGGCGGCACCGAGCTGTTCCCCATCACGTACTTCGGCCAGGAGGCGTTCATGAACCAGTCGCCGCAGCTGTTCAAACAGCTGATGGTCGGCTCCGGTCTGGAGCGCGTCTTCGAGGTCGGCCCCATCTTCCGCGCCGAGGAGCACAACACGCCGCGACACCTCAACGAGGCGACCTCCATCGACTTCGAGTCGGCCTTTATCGACCACACCGAGGCGATGGACGTCTGCGAGGCCGTCGTCAAGGCGGCGTACGAGGCCGTCGATGAGAACTGTCAGCGCCAGCTCGAAGCGCTCGGGCTCGAAGAGGAGTTCGAGGCACCCTCTGGCGAGTTCCCGCGGCTCACCTACGAGGAGGCCATCGAGCGCATCAACGCGTCGGGCGAACTCGACGAACACCTCGTCTGGGGCGACGACCTGCCGACGGAGGGCGAGAAGGCGCTCGGCGACGACGTCGGCGAGCACTACTTCATCACCGACTGGCCCAGCGAGATCAAGCCGTTCTACATCAAAGACCACGACGACGACGACGAGTCACTCTCGACCGGGTTCGACATGATGCACCCGAACATGGAACTCGTCTCGGGCGGCCAGCGTGAACACCGCTACGAGCGCCTCGTCGCCGGCTTCGAACAGCAGGGGCTCGACCCCGAGTCGTTCGACTACTACACGAAGATGTTCAAGTACGGGATGCCCCCGCACGCCGGCTTCGGACTCGGCGGCGAGCGTCTCATCATGACGATGCTCGGACTGGAGAACATCCGCGAGGCCGTCCTCTTCCCACGTGACAGGCAGCGTCTGTCGCCGTAG
- a CDS encoding DNA topoisomerase I — MSKGPELIITEKDNAARRIADILSGESADAERMNGVNVYKWGGKRCIGLSGHVVGVDFPPEYNDWRDVEPVELIDAPIDKHPTQENIVAALRRLARHASRVTIATDYDREGELIGKEAYELVRDVNEEAPIDRVRFSSITKREVTEAFENPEDLDFDLAAAGEARQIIDLVWGAALTRFLSLSARQLGNDFISVGRVQGPTLKLIVDREREIDAFDPEDYWELFADLEKSETGEEFEAQYFYHDEDSNEAERVWDEETANAVYDTLRTASSATVQSVRRRTRTDKPPAPFNTTQFIRAAGSIGYSAQRAMSIAEDLYTAGYITYPRTDNTVYPDDLDPEELVSEFVGTRRFGDDAESLLELDELTATEGDEETTDHPPIHPTGELPSSADISEDEYEVYELVVRRFFATVAEAAKWEHLRVVANVTADGEPLSLKANGKRLVKEGYHAVYPYFNNTESFVPDVSEGEELAVTDTRFEAKQTQPPRRYGQSRLIETMEQMGIGTKATRHDVIQKLYDRNYIENDPPRPTRLARAVVSASEEFADRIVSEEMTAQLEADMLAIADGETNFEDVTEESREMLETVFEGLMESSDELGTQLQKSLKADKTLGPCPECGADLLVRKSRYGSYFVGCDGYPDCEYTLPLPSTGKPLILEDECEEHGLHHVKMLAGRKTFVHGCPQCKADEADEQDDLVIGTCPECGEEHGGELAIKQLRSGSRLVGCTRYPDCDYSLPLPRRGEIEVTDEECEEHGLPHLVVHNGDEPWELGCPICNYREYQAQQVGGDELQSISGIGEKTAEKLQEAGIADVPGLKDADPDDVAASVEGVGADTVRDWQAKAD; from the coding sequence ATGAGCAAGGGGCCGGAACTGATAATCACCGAGAAGGACAACGCCGCGAGGCGAATCGCGGACATCCTCAGCGGCGAGTCCGCCGACGCCGAGCGGATGAACGGGGTGAACGTCTACAAGTGGGGCGGCAAGCGCTGCATCGGGCTGTCGGGTCACGTCGTCGGCGTCGACTTCCCGCCGGAGTACAACGACTGGCGCGACGTCGAACCCGTCGAACTCATCGACGCGCCCATCGACAAACACCCGACGCAGGAGAACATCGTCGCCGCCCTCCGGCGACTCGCGCGCCACGCCTCCCGCGTCACTATCGCCACCGACTACGACCGCGAGGGCGAACTCATCGGGAAGGAGGCGTACGAACTCGTCCGCGACGTGAACGAGGAGGCCCCCATCGACCGCGTGCGCTTTTCCTCCATCACGAAGCGCGAGGTGACCGAGGCGTTCGAGAATCCAGAAGACCTCGACTTCGACCTCGCCGCGGCGGGCGAGGCCCGCCAGATAATCGACCTCGTCTGGGGCGCGGCGCTCACGCGCTTTCTCTCGCTGTCGGCCCGACAGCTCGGCAACGACTTCATCTCCGTCGGTCGGGTGCAGGGGCCGACGCTGAAACTCATCGTCGACCGCGAGCGCGAAATCGACGCCTTCGACCCCGAGGACTACTGGGAGCTGTTCGCCGACCTCGAAAAGTCGGAGACGGGCGAGGAGTTCGAGGCGCAGTACTTCTACCACGACGAGGACAGCAACGAGGCCGAGCGCGTCTGGGACGAAGAGACCGCGAACGCGGTTTACGACACGCTCCGGACCGCCTCGTCGGCGACGGTCCAGTCGGTCCGCCGCCGCACGCGAACGGACAAGCCGCCCGCGCCGTTCAACACCACGCAGTTCATCCGCGCGGCGGGCAGCATCGGCTACTCCGCCCAGCGCGCGATGAGCATCGCCGAGGACCTCTACACGGCGGGGTACATCACCTACCCGCGGACGGACAACACGGTCTACCCCGACGACCTCGACCCCGAGGAACTCGTCTCGGAGTTCGTCGGCACGCGGCGCTTCGGCGACGACGCGGAATCTCTCCTGGAACTCGACGAACTCACGGCGACAGAAGGCGACGAGGAGACGACCGACCACCCGCCGATCCACCCGACCGGCGAGCTTCCCTCTTCGGCCGATATCTCCGAGGACGAGTACGAGGTGTACGAACTCGTCGTCCGGCGGTTCTTCGCCACCGTCGCCGAGGCGGCGAAGTGGGAGCACCTCCGCGTCGTCGCCAACGTGACGGCCGACGGCGAACCGCTCTCGCTGAAGGCCAACGGCAAGCGCCTCGTCAAAGAGGGCTACCACGCCGTCTACCCGTACTTCAACAACACCGAGAGCTTCGTCCCCGACGTCTCGGAGGGCGAGGAGCTCGCGGTCACCGACACCCGCTTCGAGGCGAAGCAGACCCAGCCGCCGCGCCGCTACGGCCAGTCGCGGCTCATCGAGACGATGGAGCAGATGGGAATCGGGACGAAGGCGACCCGCCACGACGTGATTCAGAAGCTCTACGACAGAAACTACATCGAGAACGACCCGCCGCGGCCGACCCGCCTCGCCCGCGCCGTCGTCAGCGCGTCCGAGGAGTTCGCCGACCGCATCGTCAGCGAGGAGATGACCGCACAACTCGAGGCGGACATGCTCGCCATCGCCGACGGAGAGACGAATTTCGAGGACGTGACCGAGGAGTCCCGCGAGATGCTCGAAACCGTCTTCGAGGGGCTGATGGAGTCCAGCGACGAGCTGGGAACACAGCTTCAAAAATCCTTGAAGGCGGACAAGACGCTCGGACCGTGCCCGGAGTGCGGCGCGGACCTCCTCGTTCGCAAGAGTCGGTACGGGTCGTACTTCGTCGGCTGCGACGGCTACCCCGACTGCGAGTACACGCTCCCGCTGCCGTCGACGGGGAAGCCGCTCATCCTCGAAGACGAGTGCGAGGAGCACGGCCTCCACCACGTGAAGATGCTCGCCGGGCGGAAGACGTTCGTCCACGGCTGTCCGCAGTGTAAAGCCGACGAGGCCGACGAGCAGGACGACCTCGTCATCGGGACGTGTCCGGAGTGCGGCGAGGAACACGGGGGCGAGTTGGCTATCAAACAGCTCCGTTCGGGCTCTCGGCTCGTCGGCTGTACGCGTTACCCCGACTGCGACTACTCGCTGCCGCTGCCGCGCCGCGGCGAGATCGAAGTTACCGACGAGGAGTGCGAGGAGCACGGCCTTCCCCACCTGGTCGTCCACAACGGCGACGAGCCGTGGGAGCTCGGCTGTCCCATCTGTAACTACCGCGAGTACCAGGCCCAGCAGGTCGGCGGCGACGAACTGCAGAGCATCTCCGGCATCGGCGAGAAGACGGCCGAGAAACTGCAGGAAGCCGGGATCGCGGACGTGCCCGGGCTGAAAGACGCCGACCCCGACGACGTGGCTGCGAGTGTCGAGGGCGTGGGCGCGGATACGGTTCGAGACTGGCAGGCGAAAGCGGACTAA